GATTATATCACACCAGCTGCAGAAGACGCCTCTCTCGTTATGTTTGCCTCCTAAAGTCTGCACCATGGGGCAATCTTCTGTGGATGAGGTGTCTTATCAGCCAGCTGTTCTTCACTTGGATGGACTTGGCTGACCATGTATGACGATTTACCCccacttaaagggcttttctagtTATGAAACATTGATGGCAGTGGGAGGAGGAGTCacagattaaaaaaattaaataaaacccTCCTCTTCCCATTGCCGCCTCTCCCGTCCTCTGCTGCTTagtttaggctgctctcacatctgctctgttcggggagcaggaaaggggaatctccgtggccgaacggctccatctctggacagaGCTGAACAGTGTCGAACTGACCATAATGGGGTCTACCCGCTTTCTACCCAGTATTTAGACTTGCAGTGCTTCTCCTTCCAGTATTTtagccggatctgtgatggaacctctgcatccaaaacagagggCAGATTTTCACTTAAAATCAGCTGCGTACCTGCAGAGGATTACAGAAGGTGCCGCACTCACCTCTGATTTGTCAGCGGCTTCCTCCACCAGGCGGCCTGCACTGAGCgcagcgctgctggtcaggtgatgcggaactGAACAGTGGCGCTGTGCTCAGTACAGGCCATCTGGGTTGCcgttggattttgactctgttttggattcaGAAATGCTACAGACATTCTGCCTTGTGTAAACCTacactaaggctttattcacatgagcgtttttacgcagctatttagcagcatttttatgttggctgaaaatcgcgaccatctgcagCATTGGTTTCCAGTGTATTCgttcagatgaccgatttttagccacgtaaaaacgttgTGCTGGACAAAAATAGTACATACGTGACCGAAATCAGCAACTGAATTAATACGCTGCTGGAAAAGatgggtcttgctctatctttccacCAATATACGTTACTGgctcccacagactcctatgagagctgcaaaaaaaaggggagggggagggagtttagctgcgtccaatgcagggaaaagcttactgGTGCCTCTTTTtaggcattagcagtcattccgaggatttacgccgagcgagggatttccagcCTGTGACGTATTTTTTCGCCAATACATGAAATCCaactgtgtgaatggatgagaaaatgctgaaTAAGCTCGGCACTTTatcatgtcttttcttcattcgCATGATTTTATGGGCGACTGTAAAaccgcatacgctcgtgtgaatgaagcctaaggaaCATTTACCTTGTTTCCACAATATAGATGAGaacataagggctcgttcacatctgcacttttgCTTTCCATTTAGCTGTTCCATCTGAGGAGCCGCCTAATAAAAAACAAGGGTGCCATTTAAAGACTCGGTCATCAACTTTTagcctatgagctaagcttatgagctgaaagtaggtgacccgctgagtccgagAATGTGTCACGTTTACCCCCGCCGTTGTTAGCGCTGTAATGCCTTGAGCTGCTAAATAGTCTGCCTGTTGTAATTTTAGAACAGGTGGACTACTTTGTGTGCCGCTCAATGCATTTAGCAGAGACTTTCGGGGTCAGGAaaggcaagtataaaacttacatccccaaaCTCAGCGGGTCCGCTATGTGTaaaccataagcttagctcattgGGCTAAAAGTAGCCGCGTCTTgtaaagttcccattgatttcaacaggaacTGAAGTGCTTCAGCTCAGCCTCGGCTCTGTTGGAtggggcacattcacatgggACGAATTTGCTGCGAGtgtccgccgctgaaagtctacATCAAAACCCGCACCATTTGGTGTGAATTTTAATGTGGTTTTTAACATGGACTCCACCGCCTCATACAGCAGAGGTGCGCTCCACGGCGTATCCGATGCTAAAAcccacatgctgtggatttaaattctGTACCCCATGTCagtttgcagatttttttaatccattttccATGAATCGGAAATCCATGAAAAGCGGAAATCAAATGGAAAGGAGACTTTTTTTGTTACATTACAATGAAAGCGTGCCGGATCTGAGCGGAAAGGTTTCCGTTTGGTTTTGATGTCAGTTTAACAGATCTATTTATAAAAGAGCGAGTACAGAAGATTCTAAAGACAGCGCAATGCGGAGGGGTCTGACGGAAGCGGTGGGCAGGCTGCACGGAAGCAGGGTGTATTTACACTGGTCATTTACCCACGCAATTTCTGTCCGCTGTAACATGTACAGAAGCCGCAAGGAAAAAGGAGCCATTGGTTTTAAAGGGCGTATTTACATGTGTGATTTACTCTCGCAGCGCTGCAAGAATCAGCGTGACAAAAATGGCAGAacatcctatttttgggcaattctgatCCTAAGGGGGGCAGGAAAAAAAGAACTGAACTTCACATTGCGCTTGCATGTACATGTGGGGGCGATGCGTTTTTGCTCCCATTGGGAATAATGGATACTTTTCACACATGTGAGAATTGCAAGTGCAGCGATAGGAGTGCGatgtgattttcttgcagaaCGCATCACACCAACATAAAAATCGCGGGTTTGCAAGTGTGACAGCGGTCTGAATTCCTTGGGCCGGTATTGCACTTGCCTGTgtaaacgcacccttaggccactctcacgtgCGCTTTTTACTGCGGGGGTTTAATCGCCATGGTAATCGCGGTACAAGGCTTCaactgatttcagtggggcctcgcagacccctttagtgcacctcatcacaatgatggggtgtgctaaaacAAGCTGTCAGAGGCAGTAAGCTGTGTCCAAAAACGGTGGCAAAGTCACGCCATGTGCGAGAGTGGcttgaggccggctgcacaccaacaggtcggattctgcatgcgggagcccacagttgAATGCGCCCCTGACCGCAGCCAGCGCCCGCGCACACCTGCATTTTTCctcttatctgtactgcggatggctgcgACGAGCCGCCGCCAGACATGCACCGAacagatttttttaatgcttATTTTCCTTGCGCCATcgtgtcaattgcggacgggccgcgggtcagacggccTCCAATGATTTCCATGGAAGTCGTCCGtttggaatccgcactaaaatagaacatgctgtgatttttcctccgcgagcgaaAATCGCAACTCAATTCCGTGAGTGCGCAGGAAGCAGAGCTTTACCATAGCATGTAACGAACGGTATTCGCTGCGGATCCGCAGTGCGGGCGCCGACCGTGGATTCAGTCACGCAAATCCCCTTGTGTGCAGGCCGtcttaggtgggggggggggggtcacacggAGTAGATTTGTTATGGAAGGTCCGTGCGGAccctctgcatggaaaatccactGCATTTACAGCAGCACAAAGTGGAGGAGATTGTGAGAAAGTACTTCTACGGCCCCCATAGCACATAATACACCCACAACAGGTCCCGTCCGTGAGGGCTGCACGTGTGGAGGAGCCCACTGAGACCTATAGGTTCTATCAGCAGCACAAACACGGCCGTGAACCAGCAATTGTTCCCCTGCAGGCCCCCTGATAACTCACCTACAGCAGGCAGCTCTGCGGCCGGCACCTCACCCTCGTGTCACACGGCCCAGCGCCTGTCCTTCCGCATCCGGACAACAGCCGGCACAAGCAGGAATAGGGGCTGCCATTTTTGATGCGGGCACGGCGGGGTTACATAACAGGACGCTGGTGCCAGCCTGCTATGCACAAACACAGCGTCCTTCCGCCCATAACCTCGTTTATTAATATCACTCCGCCGTATAACCTCCACACCGCTGAATAGGGGGACGAGCGACACATGCCAGTACAGAGACCCGCACGCTCGACCTGCAGTGACCCTAACTCCACTGGCTCCGCCCACCCGCCGATGTTCCCGCGCTGATGACAGGCTCAGCGGATGTGACGCCCACATGCTCTGTAAAAACAACAGGCTTCCACGTGCGCCTAAAGTCACGTGAGTGCTGCTGGCCAATGGTAAAGCGTGTCGTGTAGCAGAGCGGCTGGTAGCAGAAGAGGAGGAGCCGGGAGTCTGGCTGTAGATTGTCGGTGGAGGCTGGTAGGTGGCATTAGGCTCCGGGAGACCGGCCGGGCAGGTAACGGGGTACGTGTGACCTGTAGTTCGTTTTCAGGCCAGGGGGAGCGCGGACTGATACATAGTGGTGTGTAGTGGCGGTACTGCTGGTACTTGTGTGGGGAGTCCCACCCCCCTCTACAGTAGTGCGCTGTCCTACTGGTTTCAGGCTGACTGGGACTTCTTGAGCTATGACTGCTCTCTGGCTGGAGCTGGCATCAGGCGCTGCAGCGCCCCCTGGCTTAGGTGGTAGCCTCCCTCACATGTTCTGTTACTTGTTTCCATTGCAGTTCTGTTGCCAGTTGTGACTTTCCAGCTGTGGTTCTGGTGATGAAGCACCTCTGTACGGATGGCAGTCCTCAGACCAGTTGCTGCGTCAGGACCTCTTGTGTCAGGAGCGCAGCACTGGTGTGTTAGCGCTCCCATGGTGGGTCTCACTAGGCTGTGGGGTTACATTAGGGGGGTTTAGTCACAGCTGCTGAAACCGCATTGTGATGGAGGCCCCGATCACACCCGCTCACGGTCACTGGTGATGGACGCCACTTTTTGTTGTCCTCCTTACAAGGTTTTGCTCCTGCTATATTTGGCGTACAGACTTGTGTCGCCGACTGCGTTAATTTATGcgctacatatacatatacatataatgGAAACAGATGGAACCCCTGACAGGCGGATGGCGGGCTGTAGAGCAAATGGCGATACTCTGTGTAAAAGGAGGCTTAGTGTCtctgggggtaataggctggacagacagacagatgtcTCTTCAACCTTATAAACGCTGATCCCTACAAGGGATGATTACTTGCCACTTGGTTTCCCTCAGATCTTACTTTTTGGCTACTTTTTAGCTACTTTTTAGCTTCATTAGGACAGAGCTTtgatctgtgactatagtttTGCCACAGTAACTAATCTAAAGTagtctgagacccccccccccccccatattccgTCAGTGGGTTAGACTTGTCTCCTCCgcagacatgggggggggggggggtgtcctggACTACTACAGATTAGGCTCTGTAGATTGTAAAGTTTAAGCTTCTGACTGAAGGAGTGTTTTAAAGCCCTCCTGTCATGCGTTGGGCACTCTGTATGGGTCATAGAAGAATAAATACAACctccatgcaggtgttgtccATAGACACGAACCTAGACCCATGCTAGCCACTGAGCTATCAAgcttcaggtagtcggctcaaggttgactctgtcttccatccttccgaggtcggtaaaatgagtacccagcttgctggaaaGTAAAGatcactggggaaggcaatggcaaaccaccccgcaaaaacagtctaccaaggaaacgtcaccctaggagttggtcatgactcagtgcttagAGGAGGCAACTTTACCTTGCCTATTAggtttcttccttcttcctcctgcttCTTACTACTTCAGAAAACAATATATTCTTCTTATTCTCAGTCTTCTCCTGCACATTTTTTCTTCTCCCTCTCTTCTGGAGGAAGAAGAAATATAAATGGTGGCTTAATCATTACCACTGCTGCCTTGCTGTACAGGCGTcagaggttcaaatctgaccaaagacagcctctgcatggactttgtatgttctctcgAGTTTCTTGTTCTTCGGCAGAGAAGAAAGCAGGAAGAGCAAGTAtgggtggctcagtcattagcactgctgccttgcagtactggagttgtaggtttaaatctgaccaagggtgatatcTGTATTGGctctttatgttctctttgtgtttattcttgctcTTCTTTCTTTGGCAATGATAGAACacatgtggtggctcagttgttagcactgctgtcttgtGGTGCCGGAGCTGTAGGTTCTAATCGGACCAAGAGTGATGGCTGgatggagtttttaaaagttgatgtTGCCTGTGATgagttgaacctaggaccccactaTTGTAAGGCTAATCACATTTATTGAGCCACCATGTGGGACTTCTGTttcatagtttatggggctcaaaggttatGATAGGTTTCctctaaggaaaaaaaaaaacttgttgccTATAAACTTGTCACTTGGTGATATTTTGAGGTGCAGTACTCTGTagaaggccagcttcacatgaattgtagatactgcagtaagtagagataagcgagcatactcgctaagggcaattgctcgagcgagcattgtctttagcgaatacctgcccgcttgagagaaaaggttcggctgccggcgcgggttgcaggtgagttgcggcagtgagcaggggggagagagggagagagagatctcccctctgttcctcccctgccgttccctgccggcagccgaaccttttctctcgagtgggcagattctcgctaagggcaatgctcgcttgagcaattgcccgtagcgagtatgctcactcatcactagtagTAAGCTCTTTTGAAACGGGTCTATAGACATTTATGTGGTCAAGTCCATTCAGTGCCTCTGAAATGGTGTCTTGGAGAAGTCCTAAGATTGTAGCTGAAGCCTCTGAGCAGGTTTTGGACACTCTAAACAGTGGCCTGTGTGTGACTATAGCAAAGGTATGTGATGGGTTTGGTTGTCCTCTCTTGTCCTGGACTTGCATCACCTATAAGCAATGGCACAAGTTTAAATATAACTTTAATAACCTCTTCAGCGTGACAGCTGTATCTGTACACATGATGACTATAACTGTCTTAGTTCTGTAAATCCGTTCTTGACATGTTCCAGCTAGACCTTGGACTGCCCGAGGGCCTACAGCAGATCTGATGCAATCTTTTCTTACACCTCGTAACAGGTTGCTTGTATttgtcttgcaggaacttcaACGATGTCTTCAGCTCAGTCTGTGCTCTCATTTGCAGTTTGTATATTACTAATATCTGAAGTTATTTTGGCAACAAAAACTTATTATGACATCTTGGGGGTCCCAAAAACTGCCACCGAGCGACAGATCAAAAAGGCTTTCCACAAACTGGCCATGAAATATCATCCCGATAAAAACAAAAGTCCTGATGCTGAAGAAAAGTTCAGAGAAATGGCTGAAGGTAAGAACATTTAATATCGTGGTCATGTTGGTCGCCTTTTTTGTTTTATCTTATTGGTGATTCTActtttaggtctcatgtccatggcGCATGAGGATTTTGTGCAGGAAATCCTGCATGGAATCCACCCACGGCTGGTGAATCCTGCTTACCTGATTTCCCTAGCAGCGGCATCCATgcggatccctccacttccgggtttgctgtactgcgcatggtcctcacaGCTCGCGCAGGACAgttgttgttgtgttttttttttttttgtttttttttttttaattctatttttttttcccttcaaatcTGGTGCTTTTCTGCAGCACATCCGCAGTGTctgctgcggatcggacggcttccattgacttcactggaagccATCCCTACGGGAtctgcataaaaatggagcagcattctgcgatttgttttccagaccaaaaggtctgcacatcaaatccacatgctttaaattcatttgcggacgcccatgcttctctataGGCGGCTTGATTTGCCGATCTCCCGCTCGGATTCTGTAAATCACAttggctgtggacattgggccttagagttAAATGTTTTCCATCAGTGGAGCAATCTCTCTCTATGGTTTACTTTGAGTGGGACAACTGATTTAGGCTACTACATCATTATATTATCTGTGAAAGTAGACAGGCGTGTACTTGGCTTGGGTGAGCATTTATGTGTCCTCAATATGGAGAACCTCTGGCGGCAGCTTATCTCTTTGAGAACACACatgagagatggaacaatgcctctgggGTGCCGCCCATTAGAAGGCACCATTCCTGCAAGTTAGAccaacttcacacgggcgtaagcataTTTGCGTGCACCTGAGCGCTGCATATTTGTTGaataaatgatgatttttttccccgctcATTGGCATATTAAACTATGCTTTTTTTCTTCACCCACTAGGCATGTTCGTTTGTGTGTGGCAAAGATGCacggatttaaatggctaattggtTCCAGATGGGTTTTATCCAGTGGAATTACGCCATGTCTCACACATCTGTTTtgtatgtgcatttgcgcacccaccattgacttctatggtgacttgttctttttttacttttttcttgcaaCCAAAAGGTGTGTCAAAATTTGCAGAATTATAaaggaatccattgaaatcaaggagtTCTGTTCTCTGCGCATTGCACATGCAAAACCCTGCACAAATACGCCTGCACAAAGCTGGCCTCAGTTTTTGACCTTTTCACAGCTCttctaacatgactgggaatataagccaaagtcagATTCTTCTTGAGAAAGATAATCTCATGTACAGGcaactgttttgggggttttgtcaGTCTACAGTAGGTTGCTGGGTGAGGGGCCTATAACTTGGGTTAAGAGGGGTATAGTTTATCCTACGGAAGAGCACCTAgtagatgtgaggagacttataatgccACGTATGCTCCTGGGATATTTAGTAGGCAAATTGGAGATGGTACAATGTCCCAagggtgccacctattagaatgtaatgcatatttgcacattgaatttcccagaggaacatgcatgCCCGTATAAGTCTCCGTGCATCGGTAGGTGTTCTCCACAAGGAGAGACTGGACCCTTCtaatcccattgagaacagaaggaTGGGGCATGTTGGAGTTCATGTCTGTCCTTTCTTCATTTCTAATGAGCAGGAAAGTCAAGATACCTTCATAGACCTCAGATGTttggctggtcccgccaaaatcTGTTGGATCGGCCGCCAGTCTTCTgtagtgtatggccaccttaaggcTATCTTGTTTTCAAGGGGTTGTCTGTTTGTTTTAAAGATTCTTGACCTCtcttcaggatgggtcatcaatagctgatcaactGTTCGACAGGCCACACTGTGAATGGAGCTGGAAGCACACAGCTTGAACTCTATACACTGACACAATAGCCCAGCAAGCAACTAGTCGATGGTGCTCCCAGGATTTGACCCCAGTCCTTATAGCTGGGCAACCCCTTTTAAGCCTTGTATTATGACCTGATCATACAGACGTCTTCCCCTGCAGTTGTATTGAACCTACCTTGGATCACCATGGATGGGGCTCTGTGGTTTTGTTTAGTAAAATTGTATGGCGTACAAATGTTGTGCTGCTGTATTTTAGTGCCTATATTGAAGCTTCAATGCTCTTCAAAATTGGCTTTATCCTGTGCAAGTCTGAGGTGTTTACTTTAATGCAAAGGGTATGGTTGATTCGGAGATGTGAGTATGGGATCTCTGGGGGGGTGCCCGCTGTCAGATTTTTGCAGTCAAAATctgacccggctgtgggcatgaggcctaaagagtgCTTGGAGTTGAAATTCTACGTTGACTAAATTGTCTACTTTTTATTTGCTGTATTGAGAAACCCTTTTATAATCTGATGCAGAATTTAGTTTGTGATTTGCTCACGGTTTTTATTATTGGGTACGGAGAATAACCAGCTCTGTGTAACTTGGTTTTCATAGTCTTGCATAAGCCATGAATATTTTGTTCCTTTTTGTAATGTTaactagttttttctttttcccccattACAGCATACGAGGTGCTATCTGATGAGAATAAACGGAAGGAATACGACCAGTTTGGCCATGATGCTTTTAGCGCTGGAGAAAAAGGGGGCAATGCAAGAAATTTTTACCAGCATTTCAATTTTAACTTTGATGATCTGTTCAAAGATTTAAACATTTTTGGTGAGAGCCAGAACACTAGATCAAAGAAACACTTTGACCCTGCCCAATTTAGGAGTCAACACAATCCTAATGGGCACAAGCGCCATTTTGAGGACTTTAATAATTTTGGTGGAAATTTATTTAGTGACATGTTTGAAGATATGGAAAAGATGTTTACATTTAGTAATTTTGGTAATTCACAAAGGCACAACGTTAGAACAGACAACAGATTCCATGGATCAAGCAAACAATGTAGAACTGTGACGCAGCGACGAGGCAACATGGTTACCACCTATACAGATTGTTCGGGGCAATGACATCCCAACCAGTGACAAGCTAGGAGCCTATGAACTGTAACACTCAATGCTTCACTCTTAGAATATAAAATTGCTATAGTGAGCAGCTAAACAAACGGCAGGAAAACTGCGGCGGCATGCATAGTGACTCGTCGACTGTTGTGATATTAGGGTGCTACTGAACTACAGTCATGCCATTAACTTATTCTAGGTTTTGTGTGTATAACCTTATTCAGCCTTTAGAAGGGTAACCGTGAACTATGCATGTCATGCTCCAGTAGTTTTCCTTGCCTATAACGTACACAGAATTATTTGGGCTACGACATTGCTTTCACACTGGTTTAGAATGAGTAATCACAAGTAATTGCTTGCCTTTCCTCCTAATCCTTGCACTCTTTCCTACTTTGCTTGCCTTACAGAGTATTGCAAAGTACATAATTTGTATTTGCTTTATTTCTGATTTTATGAAGTCCAGTCAGTACAGTAATAATTTAA
The nucleotide sequence above comes from Eleutherodactylus coqui strain aEleCoq1 chromosome 2, aEleCoq1.hap1, whole genome shotgun sequence. Encoded proteins:
- the DNAJB9 gene encoding dnaJ homolog subfamily B member 9, encoding MSSAQSVLSFAVCILLISEVILATKTYYDILGVPKTATERQIKKAFHKLAMKYHPDKNKSPDAEEKFREMAEAYEVLSDENKRKEYDQFGHDAFSAGEKGGNARNFYQHFNFNFDDLFKDLNIFGESQNTRSKKHFDPAQFRSQHNPNGHKRHFEDFNNFGGNLFSDMFEDMEKMFTFSNFGNSQRHNVRTDNRFHGSSKQCRTVTQRRGNMVTTYTDCSGQ